Below is a window of Anomaloglossus baeobatrachus isolate aAnoBae1 chromosome 8, aAnoBae1.hap1, whole genome shotgun sequence DNA.
aatgtggctgaattacaattcTGCAAAGAAGAGAGGGCCAAAATTCCTCAACagcattgtaaaagactcattgctagttatcaaacgcttgattgcagttgttgcagaACCAGTTATTACGATAGGgggaatcactttttcacacagggccctgttggTTTGGATTTCTCTTTCCCTTAATATTAAAGAACTTCATTTATAAACAGCATTTGGTGTTTACTTGGATTATCTttttctaatatttaaatttgtttggtgatctgaaacatttaagtgtgacaaatatGCAAAACAATAAAGCAGGAAGGGGACAAACACATTTTTCACCACTGTATGCTCGATAGCagctcccttggcactgtgtgctaTTACTttcaatgcacagtgacagtgtgCTCCCTCGCCGGTGATCGCACTGTCAGTGCACATTGTTAGAAGAAAATTCAGTGAGCAGTAAAAACAGAGGCCAGCCCTGCCCCCGACAGTCATGCAACATTTAAAGAATTTCCCAGAAGTTTCCAgccaaccaaaattaccccaattgTGTAGTGacaactcatcaaagaggtcacaaaagaccccacagcAACATCCAAAGAACTGAAGGTCTCACTTGCCTCAGTTTTACCAGTAAACCTCTTGATGATTCCCAAGACTTTAGGAAGAGTACTCTGTGATCTGACAAGACAAAAGTATAACTTTTTGGAAGGTATATGTCCCATTATATCTGACATAGAAGTAATAcatcatttcagaaaaggaacataatACCAACTGTAAAATATGGTGGCGGTGGTCTGATGGTTtagggctgttttgctgcttcaggacctggaaatCCTGCTGAAGTAAATGTAACCATAAATTTTGCTGCCTACCACAAAATCCTAAAGGAGAATGTTTGTGACCTCAAGCTTAAGCGCAATttggttatgcagcaggacaatgatccaaaacacaccaactctgaatggcttaagaaaaaaaaattaaaactttgcagtggcctagtcaaagtcctgaccttaatccgattGAGATGCTGTGACATGCCCTTAAAAAGGCTGTTCATGCGCAGAAATCCTGCAAtgaggctgaattacaacaattctgcaaggatgagtggaccaaaattcctcaagaACGTTTTAAAAGTctcattgccagttattgcaaacatttgattgcagttgttgctgtgaagggtggcccaaccagttattaggtttaggagcAACAGCTTTTTCCCATAAGACCCTGTAGGTCtgaatttctttttcccttaataataaattaatttaatttaaaacctgCATTTTGTGATTACTTACAGTATGTTATctatgtctaatatttaaatttacaaggtgatctgaaacatttaagtgtgacaaacatgcaaaagaataagaaatcatgaAGGGGCAAACACTTTCAGACCACTTTAGATACAGTACAATTCAAGCAAACAATACAACTACACTGCAATATGGTTACACAGACCTACATCAGTATTTTGTTCAGTCTACAGTATTTCTAATTAAATCATTTATCTCTTTATTTTAACAGGCTGTAAAAGCAACAATGAAGAGAACATGCAAGTGCCATGGAGTTTCGGGAAGCTGCAGTGTACAGACATGTTGGTTACAACTGGCAGAGTTTCGGGATATTGGCAACCATTTAAAGGTCAAACATGACCAGGCCTTAAAACTCGAGTGGGACAAGAGAAAGATTAGGTCAGGTAACAGTGCAGATAATAGAGGAGCTATAGCAGATGCTTTTGGATCAGTGGCCAAAAGTGAGCTCATCTTTTTGGAAGACTCCCCCGATTATTGCTTAAAGAATGCCAGCCTGGGTCTCCAAGGTACAGAAGGAAGAGAATGCCTCCAGAGCGGAAAGAATTTGACTCAGTGGGAAAGGAGAAGTTGCAGGAGGCTTTGTACAGAATGTGGTCTCAGAATAGAAGAGAAGAAGACTGAGATTATTAGCAGCTGTAACTGCAAGTTCCATTGGTGCTGCACGGTGAAATGCGAACAGTGCAAACAAATAGTGATCAAGCATTATTGCTCCAAGCGAGAACGAAATTCTGACATGTCCATAAAAAGGAAAAGCAGGGGACATCAGAGATAGCAAAACAGATATGTGGTCAATCCAAATATACCATTGGTGCCTCCACCAGATCAAAAAAATACaagcaaaaaacataaaaaaggagAACATATGGTACCGAATTCAATACAATGATCTTTAACTATATCTTGCCATCATGAATTAATAAAGGGTTATTAAACCCCCTCCCCacccaaagaaacaaaaaaaagaaaaacaatttaTCCCCTACCTATTAATAGGGAATAATTTGCTGATTGCTAGAGATCTGTCAGCTGGGACAACAATCCCAAGATGGGGCTTTATAAACTCAAGAAGCCCTGTCCAAAATGGAGCAGAGATGCACTCGCACAGCCGACCCCAAGCAATCACCAAGTCATCTCCTAACCAGCACATagggataaataaataaatatatatatatatatatttttttttttttccacataaaCCCTTTAAAAACACATTTTAAATATTCAACGTGTGACTCAAGTAAGTCATGAAAAAACTGACTAGCAGTAGACCAGTAGTAACCAGAACACCGGGGAAAGTCAATGTCCCAGCACATGTTTTGTGCTAGCTTCATTAGGGGGTCCCTTTTCATGGTCATTACAATTAAATATTAATATCTCAGGTATATTTCAGCTATTTCTGtactttataattctaatttatcaATTTCACAAAATGAAAATCTATATTTTAAGTAGTGTGTGCTTTATATATCTGTTGTAAATAATGTTTTATATAAACATATGCACTTTCATCATTTTCCAAAATTATGAATTAGACCTTTTAGTATGCCATTTATCTTAGAGATATTTGTGTTCTGCAATGTGAAGTTTCAGCAGAGGACATCTAGACTAagaggtgcttcacacacagcgagatcgctgctgagatcgctgctgagtcacgctttttgtgacgcagcagtgacctcattagcgatctcgctgtgtgtgacactgagcagcgatctggcccctgctgtgagatcgctgctcgttacacacagccctggttcgtttttttattgttgctctcccgctgtaacgcacagatcgctgtgtgtgacagcgagagagttacgaaatgaagcgagcagggagcaggagccggcatctggcagctgaggtaatctgtaaccagggtaaacatcgggtaaccaaggtggttacccaatatttaccttcgttaccagcctccgccgctctcaggctgccagtgccggctccctgctctctgcacatgtagctgcagtacacatcggattaattaacccgatgtgtactgtagctaggagtgcatggagccagcgctaagcagtgtgcgcggctccctgctctctgcacatgtagctgcagtacacatcaggtaattaacccgatgtgtactgtagctaggagagcagggagccagcgctaagcagtgtgcgcggctccctgctctctgcacatgtagctgcagtacacattgggtaattaacccgatgtgtactgtagctaggagtgcagggagccagcgctaagcgtggctccctgctctctgcacatgtagcacagcgttgttatgatcgctgctgcttctgctgtgtttgacagctaagcagcgatcataacagcgacttacaaggtcgctgttacatcacagaaaatggtgacgtaacagcgatgtcgttgtcgctgtcgctatctgtgaacccagcttaatatgTCCCAAAAAAATTGTTTACATGTCTGCTTAAGTGTCTGTAGAATGAATAGTGAtgtgacaagtagagatgagcgaacccgagattTGGTGTtcctaccaaatacagactttccaaaaaaaaaagtcagagttcgggtgctttacgtatgcaaaccacaggCGTGAGCATAGCTGTGCTCGTACATGCAGTGTTggtccagtgtgagctgcttgcagtgttatgAATCGctcatactgggggtaacaacatcaTAATTGGATGTAGTGTGCTTCAAATGAAAAAAGGAAAAGCCTCGCTCACCCGCCACTGGAAGTCATCTGTTTATGGAAGGCTGCatcagacctgaactgcccaattagtaactttaattggggttcaggtcaagttcgggtcctaaactgaactttgtttaaagtccagctgaaccagccgaaccgaacttccaagggTCCGTTCATCTCTAGTGACAAGTCATCTGCTGTATCTATAAAAGAAGAATAAATTGTATGCGTATTCTCTAGGGTATATAAGACTAGGATTTAATTTGTAAAACATTAGTTGTCTCTAGAGCCATTTATAAATGTTTGCATATTTCTCTATCTAAGGGCGTGTTCAGATGTTCCTTTTGTTTCACATATGAGAAAAACAGACTAACCTTTTGGATAAGAGTTTGATTAAAGTTCAGTCCGATTGTTATCAGTTTTTCTTATATGTGGAGATTAAAAATGTCTCCACCTCCTTTCTGACACCTTAAAAATTGGTTTGCGCTCGGATGTCATCCAAttgtggtccatttttttcactgacccattgacttgaattgctGATTTTGATCCAACCCTCAGATCAAAACCAGACATATCTTCATGATTTTCCCCAGACCGCTTCATGAAAAATCAGACATGTCTATTGCCCCATAGACTCACAGGTACAAACATCGGATAGCATTTGTTTGCAAAAATGGGACATTAGAATAAGCCCTAACTCTGTATTGGCACAATGTAGTTTTTtttataaataacatttcctaAACTGGTGAATTAAACTTCAATTTGGCTCTATTTACAACTCGATGTCTTATTTCCACATTTGCATGCAGAAATGTTCTGTTATTGGGACATAAAAATTGCACAAGAACACCACCACGACAACCAAGGGCCAACCACCAAACCACCATAATCAATGATGGTGACTATTTTAATAGAAAAAGCCAAAATCATAATGATGAGGCTCGAGTAGTGATTATCTTTATAAGCCAAGCTGTTTAGTTAGATTGTACTCTTTGAATCCAGCGTAAAACATTACTAAAGCCGGGATGAAACTTTCACAGTTTCAAAGTTTTTAAGGttaaaggtagacttaagtccatcgactTCAACCTATAGCCtaccatgttgatccagaggaagggaaAAACCCGGTGGGGCAGACACTAagctccacattaggggaaaaattccttcccaactccacctatggcaatcagactagtttcctggatcaacgtccaatcacagaatctagtgcacatacagTAGGCATCCAGGCATCTCTTGAATTTAGTAGTAAATCTACCATTAAAACATCatatggcagagagttccatagtctcactgctcatacagtaaataatctgcatcagtgattatgattaaaccttctttcctctagatgtagagcaggggtctcaaaatcAGCTGGGTTTATAGGCCACATATAAAAAAATTGATAGGGGTTGCAatttttgcaggacaaagtgacctttttaatgaatccatgtttttttctatacatctttggatcacttttttgaaaatGTTTTGCTTGTTTAGTGGAACAAACCTGAACTTTTTtatttagttatatatatatatatatatatatatatatatataaagcatttttaatggcgcaaaaaaaaataatcatgctttattttgaattttatcaccttcttgtaatattgttttaaaattagcagcatcatatagtaatcttagctagCATATTGTGGTAATGTCCCCAtttgtgtgccctgtagtaatgtcccgatccttgtggtattgtgcccagtattattgtgtccatccttttagtattgtgcccattcttgtggtattgtgccctgtagcattgtgcccatccttgtgcccagtagtattgtgctcatccttgtgatattgtgcccagtagtattgtgctcatccttgtggtattgtgcccatccttgtaatattgtatccagtagtattgtgctcatccttgtagtattgtgcccagtagtattgtggtcatccttgtagtattgtgcccagtagtattgtgctcatccttgtgccctgcagttttgtcctgcagtattgtgtcctgcaatactgtgctcatcctttagtaatacgcaaaaacaAAAATTCTCATCACCTTTCCTCTATTCCctgtttgcagcgttttgaatgcagcatgttttagctgcttccaaaacactgcgatgtacagtacaagcagagaggatgggatttctaaaaatcccatgcccactgtcctTGTGCAGtcagcagtgaaaactgacctgtggtgcggcttgcagaggccacagcatgtgaatttatgctgcggagtcccaTGCCCTTCCTAGACAGCTGCGGTCttctaaggaggagacttgcggccccgcaggtcaagaCCCGTCGCATcaggacacagcaggtcctgattGTGAGCACGTACTTGCTTGTTGCGACCCGTGACGATTGCAGCTCTATGCCCGGGGACcggcgccggcaggactttactagtACAATTAAATCATTTGCGGTGCTgcacagaggagctgtctgcattaTACCAATAGTAGAAGAAAAGGTGTGCACACTGAATTAAGGGTGAGGTGCTAGTGATTGGGAAAGTCCCACTAGTATATGTATAGAAGTAACACTGCACACAAaggtacaaaaaataaaataaaggttaCATACAAACTTTGtaacctttattttattttttgttctgtACTCCATTTTTTCATAGTTAACTCTGTGAATAAGGCCGTGGGCCGAAACGTCAGAGAATCCATATCTGTCTATATGAGTTAATTTCCTTTGCTTGTCTTTTTTGAATAAATctctaaaaaatgttttacctataTGCTACCTTGAGTGTGCAGTGTTACTTCTATACATGCATTATACCAATGTCTGCtgctggccaatcagatgcaaggaggtgacgtcataaagTGAAGTCACttgcttgcatctgattggcaggcagtaaccattgatatagtgcagacagctcctctgcgcggcaccgcaaattattcaattgtagtaaagtcctgccagcgccGGTCTCCGGGCATTGAGCTGCGATTGTCATGGGGTCTGCGGTCTGCAACAAGCAGCCTcgggggccacatgcggcccgcgggccgcgtgtttgagacctctgatgtaGAGGATGCTCCCTTGTTCCCATCACAGGCCTAGATGTAAAATGATAattagaaaggtctctgtactgtcctctCATATTTGTACATTGCAATAAGATCGCtcttaagccttcatttttccaaactgaattaccacaagtttaataacctatcttgggaTTTTCTTGTGTAAATGCTGTAGAGAAAAAGGCGTTTAGCAGATTGACCTTTCCCTCATCCTCTTCCACCATGTCACATAGATTTTATTGTTGAGGGGGCCAACACGATCATTTTtaagtttcttactgtttatgtagttgatGAATATTTTTGATTCTTTACTTTTTctggcaatgagtctctctgtctcaatctATGCTactttgatttgtttttttttacagagtttatttaattttctataagtgtgtcgcccggggaccaggggcactcagatccgggcca
It encodes the following:
- the WNT8A gene encoding protein Wnt-8a, translating into MEFQTLCTLSTVLVFCPVFTASAWSVNNFLMTGPKAYLTYSTSVAVGAKSGIEECKFQFAWERWNCPESTLQLATHNGIRSATRETSFVHAVSSAGVMYTLTRNCSMGDFDNCGCDDSRNGRIGGRGWVWGGCSDNVEFGERISKLFVDGLETGHDARALMNLHNNEVGRLAVKATMKRTCKCHGVSGSCSVQTCWLQLAEFRDIGNHLKVKHDQALKLEWDKRKIRSGNSADNRGAIADAFGSVAKSELIFLEDSPDYCLKNASLGLQGTEGRECLQSGKNLTQWERRSCRRLCTECGLRIEEKKTEIISSCNCKFHWCCTVKCEQCKQIVIKHYCSKRERNSDMSIKRKSRGHQR